The Niastella koreensis GR20-10 genome includes a window with the following:
- a CDS encoding T9SS type A sorting domain-containing protein, with translation MEKLYRSIGNSSCLFGTPVPFTLSLLFFLLFTIAGQAQVTYNAYAKVTGIATVSGKSQLTITNASTAGHTWGVNDEVIVLQTQDNVISGTTNNSSFGLLSGISNAGAYEIAVISGLGAGTITLNKVLTKPFNTGSNASVQVVSFTSLSAGNFTTTANITALPWDGTKGRGGVVAITVPGTLTIKHTITVDGQGFAGGAASSNSSTPTCGSTGNYTSNSTIYGAKGEGIYLVNTVTDPTFVRGRARILTGGGGGNSGGAGGGGGSNYSAGGDGSYYWTCSDGGGLGGVALNLSMATGTRAFLGGGGGGAQGNNGTQTAGGNGGGIIFIRAGSINTNCGSGTPKITANGAKPATSGSDGAGGGGAAGTIVLQVGSYTVPGACPLTIQANGGDGGDVNSFFPYGAGGGGGQGAVMISGSPAMSNITTITVPGAGGAISNFFSGNAANASGTNVSGVVGGIGIVLPVRLTYFGAENKNDKAVLTWSSADEQNVTYTVERSTDGSNFTAIGRVVGTGQSNYTYTDANPINGTVYYRLIMTGDQTAKTTYSSIVSVSASNATQVAMAYPNPAHDHFYVRISGNNTNKLYKVAVTDLAGQVVYSTTGIPANNIIKVTPGRTLKPGLYMFKVTGDGFEQSGKLMIQ, from the coding sequence ATGGAAAAACTTTACCGCTCAATCGGTAATTCATCGTGCTTATTTGGCACCCCTGTACCGTTTACTCTTTCACTATTATTTTTCTTACTGTTTACCATCGCTGGCCAGGCACAGGTTACCTATAATGCCTATGCAAAAGTTACGGGCATAGCCACCGTAAGTGGTAAGTCGCAACTGACCATTACCAATGCCAGTACGGCTGGCCATACCTGGGGCGTGAATGATGAAGTGATTGTTTTGCAAACGCAGGACAATGTGATCAGTGGCACTACTAATAATAGCAGTTTTGGTTTATTGTCGGGCATTTCCAATGCCGGTGCGTATGAAATTGCTGTTATTTCCGGATTAGGCGCTGGTACCATTACGCTCAACAAAGTATTGACCAAACCTTTTAATACCGGCAGCAATGCGAGTGTGCAGGTGGTAAGTTTTACCTCGTTAAGTGCAGGTAATTTTACTACTACGGCCAACATCACGGCCCTTCCCTGGGATGGGACCAAGGGCCGGGGCGGCGTAGTGGCTATTACGGTACCTGGTACGTTGACCATTAAACATACTATTACTGTTGACGGACAGGGTTTTGCCGGTGGCGCTGCTTCCAGTAATTCTTCTACACCAACCTGTGGATCAACAGGAAACTATACCTCTAATTCTACCATTTATGGGGCAAAAGGGGAAGGCATTTATTTAGTGAACACAGTTACCGATCCTACTTTTGTTCGCGGCCGCGCCAGAATTTTAACAGGCGGTGGCGGTGGTAATTCCGGTGGGGCCGGCGGCGGTGGCGGCAGTAATTATTCTGCCGGTGGCGATGGTTCCTACTACTGGACATGTAGTGATGGCGGTGGCTTAGGCGGCGTTGCGCTAAACCTGAGCATGGCCACCGGAACCCGCGCATTTTTAGGCGGTGGCGGTGGCGGTGCCCAGGGTAATAACGGGACACAAACAGCTGGTGGCAATGGTGGGGGCATCATATTTATCAGGGCTGGCTCCATCAATACCAATTGCGGCAGCGGCACGCCAAAGATTACTGCGAACGGGGCTAAACCGGCTACTTCGGGTTCCGATGGCGCCGGCGGCGGTGGTGCAGCCGGTACTATTGTTTTACAGGTTGGATCTTATACCGTTCCTGGTGCCTGCCCGCTTACAATACAGGCAAATGGCGGCGATGGCGGCGATGTTAATAGCTTTTTCCCCTATGGGGCCGGCGGTGGTGGTGGTCAGGGCGCTGTAATGATTAGTGGCAGTCCTGCTATGAGTAATATCACTACTATTACCGTACCCGGAGCTGGTGGCGCCATCAGTAATTTTTTTAGTGGCAATGCCGCAAACGCAAGTGGGACCAATGTATCCGGAGTGGTTGGCGGAATTGGCATTGTATTACCTGTTAGGTTAACTTATTTTGGTGCTGAAAATAAAAACGACAAAGCCGTATTAACCTGGAGCAGCGCCGACGAACAGAACGTAACATACACTGTTGAACGTTCTACCGACGGCAGCAATTTCACTGCTATTGGCAGAGTGGTTGGTACCGGTCAGTCTAATTATACGTATACAGATGCAAACCCCATCAATGGCACGGTATATTACCGCCTGATAATGACGGGCGATCAGACAGCTAAAACCACTTACTCCTCAATAGTGAGTGTAAGTGCCAGCAATGCAACGCAGGTGGCAATGGCATATCCCAACCCGGCCCACGATCATTTTTATGTTCGCATAAGCGGTAATAACACCAATAAACTTTATAAAGTAGCGGTTACTGATCTGGCTGGTCAGGTAGTATATTCTACCACGGGCATACCTGCCAATAACATTATTAAGGTTACGCCAGGCAGAACATTGAAACCAGGATTGTATATGTTTAAAGTAACCGGAGATGGATTTGAGCAGAGTGGGAAGTTGATGATACAATAG
- a CDS encoding glycoside hydrolase family 15 protein: MGYQPIENYGIIGDLNTVALVSLNGSIDFLCLPHFDSPTLFAALLDDKKGGSFSIRPLFKEMSTKQLYLPDTNVLLTRFLSEEGVGEITDFMPVEERNNVTEVIRRITTIRGKVKYKMCCRPAFNYGQSGYDIKKVSDQEFILSSKGDDKTRLRLQSSVALKAEDGTVSADFTLAPNETADFVLAYIDGHDRCDERELKEQVTKCLFATVNYWKDWIAQSTYQGRWMEMVNRSALVLKLLSSHQYGSIIAAPTFSLPETIGAKRNWDYRYTWIRDASFTVYTLLRLGYGKEAGNFINWVEKRCQDIKDNTPLGIMYSINGERQITESILGNFEGYKQSAPVRIGNDAYRQLQLDIYGELMDAVYLYNKYEERISHDFWKDLTKQIDWLNDHWRDADEGIWEVRGGKQHFLYSRLQCWVAFDRAIKLATHRSFPFNPAWREQRDIIFNSIYNDYWDENKKAFMQYPGSATVDASALLMPLIRFISPKDPKWMSTLQCIEKELVSDSLVYRYRPGVAAPDGFVSHEGTFTMCTFWYVECLSRSGQLEKARLYFEKMLGYANHLGLFSEQLGFRGEHLGNFPQAFSHLGLISAAYNLDKQLNNSRNKNVNHSI, encoded by the coding sequence ATGGGGTATCAACCAATCGAAAACTACGGCATTATTGGCGACCTGAATACAGTGGCCCTGGTTAGTCTCAATGGCTCAATCGACTTTCTATGTCTTCCCCACTTCGACTCACCTACCCTGTTCGCAGCCTTGCTCGATGACAAAAAAGGCGGCTCTTTCAGCATCCGGCCCCTGTTTAAGGAAATGAGCACCAAACAGCTCTATTTACCCGACACCAATGTGCTGTTAACAAGATTCCTGTCGGAAGAAGGCGTGGGCGAAATAACCGACTTTATGCCGGTGGAGGAACGAAACAACGTAACGGAGGTGATAAGAAGAATAACAACCATCCGGGGTAAAGTAAAATATAAAATGTGTTGCCGGCCCGCTTTTAATTATGGACAAAGCGGGTACGACATAAAAAAAGTATCGGACCAGGAATTCATTTTATCAAGCAAGGGTGACGACAAAACCCGGCTTCGGTTACAAAGCTCCGTTGCATTGAAGGCGGAAGATGGAACTGTTAGCGCCGATTTTACGCTGGCGCCCAATGAAACGGCCGATTTCGTCCTGGCTTATATCGATGGGCACGACCGTTGCGATGAACGGGAATTGAAAGAACAGGTGACCAAATGTCTTTTTGCAACCGTTAATTACTGGAAAGACTGGATCGCCCAATCTACTTACCAGGGACGTTGGATGGAAATGGTGAACCGCTCGGCGTTGGTGCTGAAATTATTGTCGTCGCACCAATATGGTTCCATCATTGCAGCCCCTACGTTCAGTTTACCCGAAACCATCGGCGCCAAAAGAAACTGGGACTACCGCTACACCTGGATCCGCGATGCCTCTTTCACGGTGTATACCTTATTAAGACTGGGCTATGGCAAAGAGGCAGGTAATTTCATAAACTGGGTGGAGAAGCGTTGCCAGGATATAAAAGACAATACCCCGCTGGGTATTATGTATTCAATAAACGGTGAGCGGCAGATCACAGAAAGTATCCTCGGTAATTTTGAAGGCTACAAACAATCGGCGCCCGTACGCATTGGCAACGATGCTTACCGGCAATTGCAGCTTGATATTTATGGCGAGCTGATGGATGCCGTATACCTGTATAATAAATATGAAGAACGCATTTCGCACGACTTCTGGAAAGACCTGACGAAACAGATTGACTGGCTGAATGATCACTGGCGCGATGCCGATGAAGGCATTTGGGAAGTGAGAGGCGGCAAGCAACATTTTCTATATTCCCGGCTACAATGCTGGGTGGCATTTGACCGGGCCATAAAACTGGCTACCCACCGGTCGTTCCCGTTTAACCCCGCCTGGCGCGAACAACGCGATATTATTTTCAATAGCATTTACAACGATTACTGGGATGAGAACAAAAAAGCTTTTATGCAATATCCCGGCTCTGCTACGGTTGATGCCTCGGCCCTGCTGATGCCGCTGATCCGTTTCATCAGTCCGAAAGATCCTAAGTGGATGTCTACTTTACAGTGTATTGAAAAAGAACTGGTATCGGATTCACTGGTATACCGGTACCGGCCCGGGGTGGCAGCACCCGATGGGTTTGTAAGCCATGAAGGCACCTTCACCATGTGCACGTTCTGGTATGTGGAATGTTTGTCGCGTTCGGGCCAACTGGAAAAGGCACGGCTGTACTTTGAAAAAATGTTAGGGTATGCCAACCATTTAGGGTTGTTTTCAGAACAGTTGGGTTTCCGGGGCGAACACCTGGGCAATTTTCCGCAGGCATTCTCGCACCTGGGTTTGATCAGTGCCGCCTACAACCTCGACAAACAACTAAACAACAGCCGGAATAAAAATGTAAACCATTCTATTTAA
- a CDS encoding TIGR03118 family protein yields MKLTFHNTWRCYLAATAMLSFVFLTQSCSKLEDLIHHKENKDPSLKDYNQVNLVSNNDEYGAMHVDAHLLNSWGLTFSASGIAWIGSNAGHVSNVYDKDGNMLAARPEVAIPSPTATTGGMPTGTVVNSDTSSKEFLLSNGTPGRFFFVGTDGVVSGWNPAAGNFALRIAANMGAVYTGLTMAKNSGGEYHLYAANFKSGKIEVWDKNWHAVNLPFKDPDLPSGYAPFNIQLVNGSLYVMYAKVGPNGDEEHGVGLGIVDVYNTNGVLDKRFATKDKLNAPWGVAWAPDTFFTDDDGKPTSAVLVGNFGDGYINVFNTSGKFIGQLRGLHGKPLQIDGLWALMFPPATATTVDPNRLYFTAGPDDEKDGLFGYITK; encoded by the coding sequence ATGAAGCTAACATTCCACAACACCTGGCGGTGTTACCTGGCAGCAACTGCCATGCTTTCCTTTGTTTTTTTAACCCAAAGTTGTTCTAAACTGGAGGATCTTATCCATCACAAAGAGAACAAGGATCCCTCGTTGAAAGACTACAACCAGGTAAACCTGGTGAGTAACAACGATGAATATGGCGCTATGCATGTGGACGCCCATTTGCTCAATTCCTGGGGATTGACATTCAGCGCCTCGGGCATTGCATGGATAGGCAGCAACGCGGGACATGTTTCCAATGTGTATGACAAAGATGGAAATATGCTTGCCGCAAGACCCGAAGTAGCCATTCCTTCGCCCACTGCAACAACGGGCGGCATGCCAACAGGTACCGTGGTGAACAGTGATACCAGCAGCAAGGAGTTTTTATTGTCGAATGGCACACCCGGGCGTTTCTTTTTTGTAGGCACCGATGGGGTGGTCTCAGGTTGGAACCCGGCTGCCGGCAATTTTGCCTTAAGAATAGCCGCCAACATGGGCGCAGTTTATACAGGGCTTACCATGGCTAAAAACAGCGGCGGTGAATATCATTTATATGCAGCCAATTTTAAGTCGGGTAAAATTGAAGTATGGGACAAGAATTGGCACGCTGTTAATTTACCTTTTAAAGATCCGGACCTGCCTTCGGGCTACGCGCCTTTTAATATCCAGTTGGTCAATGGCAGTTTGTATGTGATGTATGCCAAGGTTGGTCCCAATGGAGATGAAGAACATGGAGTGGGGCTGGGTATTGTTGACGTGTACAATACGAACGGGGTATTGGACAAACGGTTTGCAACAAAGGATAAGTTGAATGCACCCTGGGGTGTTGCCTGGGCGCCGGACACTTTCTTTACTGATGATGATGGTAAACCCACTTCCGCTGTACTGGTTGGTAATTTCGGCGATGGGTATATCAATGTTTTTAATACGAGTGGCAAATTTATCGGACAACTCCGTGGCCTTCATGGGAAGCCTTTACAAATTGATGGTTTGTGGGCGCTTATGTTCCCACCAGCTACCGCAACAACCGTTGATCCTAACCGCTTGTATTTTACGGCCGGTCCTGATGATGAAAAGGATGGGCTGTTCGGATATATAACCAAGTAA